One window of Luteolibacter sp. Y139 genomic DNA carries:
- a CDS encoding alpha-galactosidase has protein sequence MVARAEVTDLASLPSPEFSITQGWSDAKSGRSVNGNALKVGGKVYESGIGTHAKSEWSLPIGGEASEVSGACGVDDEVSEKASLQFVIEGDGKELWKSGVMRKGEAAVPFKVRLDGVKVLKLLVNDGGDGSSDDHADWVDLKLVHSGKALAGYANAITVETGALEWTFSVAAGKLEQRRFGLKSSPDTTRAPGVYAYPDYIDRNADVALLEPTLDVLGADGLRNVALRYESKEVVKVAEGVTRTDIRLKDGVSGMGVELHFLAHEKEDVIEAWSTISNGGKEAVTLLRFDSFSFSVGGKDLHLTTFRGGWGDEMNWSEDRVATGLRRIGNQSLTHPTHGYSSSFVVSEGPAQEEAGRVIAGSLAWSGNWHLDFQSEFKDTVRVSGGINPFQPQMLRAGEVLETPRVILTVSNSGKGAASRNFHRWARECGVRQVEVTRPVILNSWDGAYFSFDEKRLLAMMDAAVKAGVEMFVLDDGWFGNGVNARNNDDAGLGDWQVNREKLPHDIQWLAEQAHERGLKFGLWVEPEMVNPRSELYAKHPEWAVKLPGREQRLGRNQLPLDLSKKEVEEFAYETVAGLLEKYPGIEYIKWDNNGHLQDAGSQGASPEGQMNMTTEMTLAYYRVLDRLVAKYPKIIFQDCASGGGRAEYGSLQRHAEFWGSDNQNPLKRLKMHWGYSHFFPPMTWGAHVAESFDAGKFPMKFRIDVAMTARLGVELDPSHLKAEELGELREGIEEYKRLRPLLHGGEVFRGVSPYAGDVCTSSVVDAGKSRGVFFAFRTGNYEKAMEGRVKVPGVDAGKRYRVSEAHVPAGKVAVPHVKAGVFEGRVLLEEGLLVNWGTGVESVVVEIAED, from the coding sequence ATGGTGGCTAGGGCGGAGGTGACGGATCTGGCGTCATTGCCTTCGCCGGAGTTCAGTATCACGCAGGGGTGGTCGGATGCGAAGAGTGGGAGGTCGGTGAATGGGAATGCTTTGAAGGTTGGTGGGAAGGTTTATGAGTCGGGGATCGGGACGCATGCGAAGTCGGAGTGGAGCTTGCCGATCGGTGGGGAGGCGAGTGAGGTGAGCGGGGCGTGTGGGGTGGATGATGAGGTGAGTGAGAAGGCTTCGTTGCAGTTCGTGATCGAGGGGGATGGGAAGGAGCTGTGGAAGAGTGGGGTGATGCGGAAGGGTGAGGCGGCGGTTCCTTTCAAGGTGAGGCTGGATGGGGTGAAGGTTTTAAAGCTGCTGGTGAATGATGGGGGTGATGGGAGCTCGGACGATCATGCGGATTGGGTGGATCTGAAGCTGGTGCATTCGGGGAAGGCGCTGGCGGGGTATGCGAATGCGATCACGGTGGAGACGGGGGCGCTGGAGTGGACGTTCTCGGTGGCGGCGGGGAAGCTGGAGCAGCGGAGGTTTGGTCTGAAGAGCTCGCCGGACACGACGCGGGCGCCGGGGGTGTATGCGTATCCGGACTACATCGATCGGAATGCGGATGTGGCGTTGTTAGAGCCGACGCTGGATGTTCTGGGGGCGGATGGGTTGCGGAATGTGGCGCTGAGGTATGAGTCGAAGGAGGTGGTGAAGGTGGCGGAGGGAGTGACGCGGACGGATATCCGGCTGAAGGATGGGGTGAGTGGGATGGGGGTGGAGCTGCACTTTTTAGCGCATGAGAAGGAGGATGTGATCGAGGCCTGGTCGACGATTTCGAATGGGGGGAAGGAGGCGGTGACGTTGTTGAGGTTCGATTCGTTTTCGTTCTCGGTGGGTGGGAAGGACCTCCATCTAACAACTTTTCGCGGGGGTTGGGGTGATGAGATGAATTGGAGCGAGGACCGGGTGGCGACGGGGCTGCGGAGGATCGGCAACCAGAGCCTGACGCATCCGACGCACGGGTATAGCAGCAGCTTCGTGGTGAGCGAGGGGCCGGCGCAGGAGGAGGCGGGCAGGGTGATCGCGGGGTCGCTGGCGTGGAGCGGGAACTGGCATCTGGATTTCCAGAGCGAGTTCAAGGACACGGTGCGGGTGAGTGGTGGGATCAATCCGTTCCAGCCGCAGATGTTGAGAGCGGGTGAGGTGTTAGAGACGCCGCGGGTGATCCTGACGGTGTCTAACAGCGGGAAGGGTGCGGCATCGCGTAACTTTCACCGGTGGGCGCGTGAGTGTGGGGTGCGGCAGGTGGAGGTGACGAGGCCAGTGATCCTGAACAGCTGGGACGGGGCTTATTTCAGCTTCGATGAGAAGCGGCTGCTGGCGATGATGGATGCGGCGGTGAAGGCGGGGGTGGAGATGTTCGTGCTGGATGACGGATGGTTCGGCAACGGGGTGAATGCGCGGAACAATGATGATGCGGGTCTGGGGGATTGGCAGGTGAACCGGGAGAAGCTGCCGCATGACATCCAGTGGCTGGCGGAACAGGCGCATGAGCGGGGGCTGAAATTCGGGCTGTGGGTGGAGCCGGAGATGGTGAATCCGCGGAGCGAGCTGTATGCGAAGCATCCGGAGTGGGCGGTGAAGTTGCCGGGGCGGGAGCAGCGGCTGGGGAGGAACCAGCTGCCGCTGGATCTTTCGAAGAAGGAGGTGGAGGAGTTTGCCTACGAGACGGTGGCGGGGTTGTTAGAGAAGTATCCGGGGATCGAATACATCAAGTGGGACAACAACGGGCACTTGCAGGATGCGGGTTCGCAAGGGGCGAGTCCGGAGGGGCAGATGAACATGACGACGGAGATGACGCTGGCGTATTACCGGGTGCTGGACCGGCTGGTGGCGAAGTATCCGAAGATCATTTTCCAGGATTGTGCGAGCGGGGGAGGTCGTGCGGAGTATGGCTCGCTGCAGCGGCATGCGGAGTTCTGGGGGAGCGACAACCAGAATCCGCTGAAGCGGCTGAAGATGCACTGGGGGTATTCGCACTTTTTCCCGCCGATGACGTGGGGGGCGCATGTGGCGGAGAGCTTCGATGCGGGGAAGTTTCCGATGAAGTTCCGGATTGATGTGGCGATGACGGCGCGGCTGGGGGTGGAGCTGGATCCATCGCATCTAAAGGCGGAGGAGCTGGGGGAGCTGCGGGAGGGGATCGAGGAGTACAAGCGGTTAAGGCCGCTGCTGCATGGTGGGGAGGTGTTTCGTGGGGTGTCGCCTTATGCGGGGGATGTTTGTACTAGTTCCGTCGTAGATGCGGGGAAGTCGCGGGGGGTGTTTTTTGCGTTCCGGACGGGGAATTATGAGAAGGCGATGGAGGGGCGGGTGAAGGTGCCGGGAGTGGATGCGGGGAAGAGGTATCGGGTGAGTGAGGCGCATGTGCCTGCGGGGAAGGTGGCTGTGCCGCATGTGAAGGCGGGGGTGTTTGAGGGGAGGGTGTTGTTGGAGGAGGGGTTGTTGGTGAATTGGGGGACTGGGGTGGAGAGTGTGGTGGTGGAAATCGCGGAGGATTAG
- a CDS encoding PEP-CTERM sorting domain-containing protein: MKIKLKLIALATLFTAALSGTSSAVNVTITGVANTLLGQIKSTDGTVLSGRAIFISSTGTAVADGAAAALAPFLGGASWTSAQFDQALATLVGTPTAGSPGIVRTATFVNGSLTSSGAAELGDVGNNTYLFLVAESAGMVTAVGAFTGNAVPSLGAVTINPNTAGDSPGVGTSPFISSSNPGNGFYLVPEPSTALLGLAGLTLAFRRRRC, from the coding sequence ATGAAAATTAAACTCAAGTTAATCGCCCTCGCCACCCTCTTCACCGCCGCCCTCTCCGGCACCTCCAGCGCCGTCAACGTCACCATCACGGGCGTCGCCAATACCTTGCTCGGCCAGATCAAGTCGACGGATGGCACCGTCCTCTCCGGCCGCGCCATTTTCATTTCCTCCACCGGCACCGCCGTGGCCGATGGCGCTGCCGCTGCCTTGGCCCCCTTCCTCGGTGGCGCCTCCTGGACCTCCGCCCAATTCGACCAAGCGCTCGCCACCCTCGTCGGCACCCCCACCGCTGGCAGCCCCGGCATCGTGAGGACCGCGACTTTCGTCAATGGATCCCTGACCTCCTCCGGCGCCGCCGAACTCGGCGACGTCGGAAATAACACCTACCTCTTCCTCGTTGCCGAGTCCGCCGGCATGGTCACCGCCGTCGGCGCATTCACCGGCAACGCCGTGCCCTCCCTCGGCGCGGTTACCATCAATCCCAACACCGCCGGAGACTCCCCCGGCGTCGGCACCTCGCCCTTCATCTCTTCGAGCAACCCGGGCAATGGCTTCTACCTCGTCCCCGAGCCCTCCACCGCCCTCCTCGGACTCGCCGGCCTCACCCTCGCCTTCCGCCGCCGCCGCTGCTGA